From the genome of Papaver somniferum cultivar HN1 unplaced genomic scaffold, ASM357369v1 unplaced-scaffold_21, whole genome shotgun sequence:
actttgggaatcaagcgacaagtttggtagaatcggctcaccaccggttgaagaaaaatctctttggatgtgtcgataattttttggttgtgtttaacgcaatggGGAGTTACTTCAAACGcgatattgagagaattaaagagaagttccaaaaaagccgcatcatgaagtacacaaagattgtagacaaaggtggtaacatcaagaaaatgGCGGACCTTCGGTTGTTTAAGGGACtccactataatgtttcacatgcttgcatcaagaggttaatggttgaggtgaatttgattgacatatggggaaccaagacgtacgaggtgtgtgtttgcaacatgataaagtctatgggactccattgtcgccacatgatagctaagtatgaacatggcataatacctttaagcgatattgatccacattggcaacaattaagttttttccctcctccaaagggcgatgtcggtgaagagtttggtgacaacGAAATGGGAAGAGCGGTTATCGAAATGTACCGgaacatgaacaaactcgaaaggcaaatcttttgggatgacatgcggcCAATCGTTTTTCCGCATACTTCGGAGAATGTGAAAGAACCAGATAAAGGAAAGGGCGAAGGTAggccaaaaaccaaagaaacaaaaaaacaagttagagaatatgcaaaggtgttggctaaaaggaaaagtgaaattactccttttactagagatccttcAGGGCATGAGTATACCGCGGCGAAGTACCAAGAAGATTCTAAGAAAAGGGGaaggaaaattattgaaaaaggCGAGTCAAGTGAACGGGATATGAAGAAAAAAGGACCGAAGTTACACTCTCAACCTACTCCATCGTAACCGAGCCAACCAAGTCAACGAGACGTGAATCTAAAGGCTCCAATTGATACACCACCTCTTGATGATAAAAGGTACTTGGAAGAGCTACCTCCTTACATTAGAGATTACCTCATATCCACCCATGACGTCCCTTCGGATGGTAATTGCGGTTTCCATGTATTCGTACAACAAATAGGGCCTTTCACTCAAGGTGCCAAGCTATATGATGATAATCAAATCACTTATGTCCGTCAAAGAATGTTGATGAAGCTAAAGGAGAAACCGGAATTTTACAAGATAATGTTGTCCGATGGTGATGCTAGTCTCAATATTCAATTTGTTAGGTTTCAATTGCGTCTCCACGGGGCCCATCCAATCACAAGTGATCATTGGATAGCCATGCCGATATGCGGGCACTTAATCGCCGACGCATTCAATTTCGTGGTTTACTATTTCTCAAATGGTGCTAGTTTCAATACtttataacattttgaaaaacaaaaataagagtaaatatcttaccGCCGAATTCCACAAGATCAAGGACTCATCACCACACATAGGGGTATGCTTCATAATCTTCTGAGCCTCTTTCTCCATTGTCGTCGCTTTTGCTTTATCAGCACGGGCTTGTTGGACACTGTTTATTACATGAGgatgagaaaaatgttcataccattccatatatccaTCGTCAGCGGCATTTGGCTCATCAAACTAATTTTGTAACTCTTCGACTGGAACAAGATAATCCCAAAAGTTCTTCCAGTGGTCCACTGATAGAGCAGGATCGTATTTGGGTATGGAATTCTTCTCGCTGTTCTTAGTTCCGACCTATTTTACCTTGAAGTTGAAGTTTTCTACTTGTGGGacactttggacacaagaaagttgtctaagtactcttcgaggattatacattgtacaacccACGGGATGAAACTACGGTCCATTATAACCCGCAACAGGTGAGAAattaataacatcatcctcctcgtcttcatctgatgcaatgctgtaaggatggaaaaccacatcttccactgttaacttatccaatgtctccctcaactccaaaaccttttttttcattattcttttcctgtgagttcaaaaattcatatttaccatctGTAGGCTTCCCATAAGGCCAAGGAGTGCAAGCATGAGACAATTCcagtttagggaagtggtcgtacacccaaacctatgagaagaggcaaaaaataatacattcgcgatatgattagtaacaataaatattcattcacttatatattcaaacacacaaacgataatttaacggggtacctgaacaagggtgtataagcctccaaaatatagactcctaagcctcgaagcttttctgagttccacttgaacgaatgaaagaaccgcaatgccccaagattagttgttcacctcatccaagtggtccaatagctggaggtaatgaACATTTTCCACGTGGCCTGAAGTGtcagggaagaagatggttccaagttgatataacaaataagcagtcacatggtgcttagtcttctcctctgtcatcaccaactttccttgagcaaccaaatctttcgccactgaaaactcatcaaacaaggttttgagcttgatctttttcaacttcttcttgtacgtgcggtcttcctcaaactcattatactcatcaccttccttaggctctttgttagctctcctaaactcacattgtgccttttTATCGCTCCATCCTAGACACCTTTCGACTAGTTTTTCAAGAAATTCATAACTCATATAGGGATCGTATccatctcgaacacttgttcctgtaattggtagggctgtgattctaaaacaatcatccgaAGTTATTtccatctcaccaaaaggtaaatgaaaggtatccgtttctggataagccctctcggcaaatgcagtaacagtgaCAACATCAAAGTTTTGGTACGCATGTTGTATCCCGTTCCATAGGACACAATCAAATACCGTCAAgcggacctcatcacactcattttccatattccataccttgttcttttgacgtttcaaaacgcgaacatttttatgatcctaaaaaaacaacatcatatcttatatactaatatatatatatataaaagaacaatatatgtcaaaatatagtaaaatgactgagaaatgtaaatcttgatggttaagattgaaccatacctttgtTGCAAAGATCTTGGaagcccatgagtttttgtagcccatcaatacctccccgccatctcttggagtaccatatgttggattctttggcgGCAAACACAAATCCTTATGAGGATTGTATGAATATCTAACACAAGGCCTTTTAGGCGTATTTCTAGGTCTCTTTACCACTATGTctgcttgttcctcttcttcttcctcttcattcgAGTCCTCCTCTGAtccatcatcatccttatctccatccttgtctccatcttcctcatcgttttcaccctcatcatcgccaccctcatttcctcctccttgagctggttcatcttctccaccttgattatgttcttgattgcccatctcttccacaatctcttcattaacttgttggcttacattgtcaacattatctctattgacaccatcttggatgacaacacccgataatgacccacctccatacttagcatttttggttccacgcttatCGGCACCACAATGTACTTTGCctcgaggcgtgggagttctcagatcttccagtaaaggttgttttcctctaatcaagaaaacaaaatatattagCTTAACCGATAAATGATTGACTAAATCAGATGCAACATAAGGGTTCTCAGTGTAAGGTTCGGCTTGAATAGGTTTTTTGAGAAgacaccgaactccacatgtgtgcaaatactgaagagttcggtttgtcaaggttttttgcgaataaaccgaactcaacattggtcACTTATAgtaaagagttcggtttgtcaaggttttttgtgatcaaaccgaactccacatgtgtgcaaatactgaagagttcggtttttcaaggttttttgcgaataaaccgaactcaacattggtaACTAATAGTGAAGAGtacggtttgtcaaggttttttgcgaataaaccgaactccacatgtatgcaacacAACGTAGttggacaagttcggttaaattgaaactcaacatatagGGCAAAATAGCATAGTACGgttatattgatttttttttttttttggtaaagttcGGTTACTAAATAGTTTTTGAATAttatgcgaaccaaccgaacaagatagctcagttcggttacataaaaacTCAAAATAGCAGGCAAAattgcacagttcggttacaagtGGAAAAAAATATGTTGCAAAACTGGTGAAGTTCGGTTAGAAAAAAGTTTTAGGcttttttgcgaactaaccgaactggcAGTTTGGTGACCCGGTTTTGAATCCTataaaaccgaactgttcttcgtgttcttcctttcaggaagttcggttaacaaactagggttttctaGAAATTCGTCCTAACCGAACAGCGCACTGTAACTTCCATTCGAACCCATTTtaatgatttctattcaattagacgaattaaaatcaaattaaaagtatgGGTTTGTTGGAAAGTACCTGCGAATcagtcccatggcagaatcaggcttctTATTGCGTCTATTATATTGGATTATGGATTCACTTGActcttccacttctttatgaatctcaaaatcacttggctgatttgttagatgtcctaatgggggacctgttcTTGGGAGTCtattggttttctttcgaagaaccattcttatagtcgattgattaatcgacgatgaaaattttatgaatcgacgattaatcgatgaagacgatgttgaaatgggggaagaggaaagaagaagaggagaacagttcctcaaaactgttttttttttgtttttgttgtgcgtctaggttagattaggattacatttaggtttttgttttagattaagtCAGATGTACTTATTAGGTTAGAGTTAATTTAATTAGAATAAGGGTCAAATTAGTAATCTCATCTGATTTTAGAACATCCCTTAACATTATAGGGTAGGGGGCTtaataggaccatggtccccaaaaaaaaccatgatgccaaaaaatcgttcttaaaaaatatgaaaaccttcCTAAAGAAACATGGTTGCATACTTGCATGTTGCAATGCATTCATCGAATAATGCGTGCATGCAATGGTTTTCTTGGCATGGTATGCATTAAAAGAAGAAATGGTTTTCTTGACATGGTTCTATGTACACTTTGAAAATGGATGCATGCTGTTTCTGCAAGCACTTAATAATTGATGCATAGTTTATATGAATCAGTCCATCTCCATATGCTTAAAAACGATCACATACTACACTAACAACAACAGTCCAAAGCCCATACCTTTGTGACACTCGTGTTACCCTAGATCAAAATatatttaaaagaaaaaggagaagggAATCCGAATTTACCATCTAATCTCAGGTAGTGCAAGAACCATTACTGTCCATCCATTTATAAAAGGGGAAAATTCGTTGAGCACTTGTATCCCGAGGTTCCATTTTTAAGCAAACCAAAGAAACAAGAGCAAATTCTCTTGGGCTATATAAACTACCGTAACATCTTCTTTCTCTTCACCGACCTACAAATATTAAGTAAATCAtcataatttttaggtttttcctTCGCAAGAAGCAACAGATAGTAATGGCTCAAATTCATAAGCTTCAAGGTGAACTCATACTCGAAAGTCATGCTGATAAGTTATACACCATGATGACTCGTGATGCACCTAGTCTTCCAAAATACGTTCCTCAATTAGTCCACAAGTGTCAAGTTCTCCCGGAAGATGGTGAAATTCGTCTGGGTAGTATTTTTGTTTGGGACTACGTAATAGGTACGTAGTGAAAATCCTTAATTAATTCGTTTGGGTATTACAATCATTGACCCAATATGGTGTCTATAGACTCTATACGATGTCCATATATTTGGAGGCTATAGAGCCTTTTCGGATAAGTGTTCCTCCCATGGAAGCAGAACATGCATGGGTATACTGGTATATATTGTGTTGTCTAAGTTATAATATACATGCAAATACTCAAATAACTCAGATACAGATATGATAACTAGTAGAGACTATATGTGTTATTTCTTGGTGTGTTCTAAAATATACTCCtaccgtttcaaaataataggagGTAGTAAGATTTAACGAATTTAATTTCATATTATTAAtatctatttatttttagatATGGAGGTACTTTTAGTAAGAAGACCATGAAAAACCTTTTTGCTTATAGTAGTAGAGTTTTTATTGTTCATGAATATTCGCTAATTCTTAATCAATCTTTATTCATGGCCAAAGACACGTCTACTGTCAGGACGAAGGACAGGATAACTGCAGTGGATCATAAAAATATGTCAATAACTTACACAGTCTTTGAAGGACACCTTTCAGTCGATTACCCAAGTTTTGATATCACACTTGATGTTACTCCAATCCAGAGGGGAGGAGGTAGTAAAAGCAAGGTGAACTGGTCAATCAAGTATGAGAAAGAGAATGAACAAGTTCCTCCGCCAACTTCCTTCGCGAAGTTTTTTGAAGCATTTTTCAGAGAATTGGATGCCAAGTTGTTCGAGACAACCCTTTGAAAGAGATATGATCAAGATTATCACGAGTAATGACTAGCTTTACAAAAGGATGACCATTATGCATGTCCCCATGGGAAAGCACTTGTAACTTAGCTAAATGCATGTCCCCAGTGTGTGTGTTTGTAATTTGATGTCTAAATATATTGGACACCTAAATAAAGTTATTATGTGGATTTAACTTCCACAGCTTATTATCTTATCTAATTAATATTATGAAAGACAAATAAAAAATCTACCAGGCTAGTTTGGGGTCTTATCAATTTCCCCACCCAACCTAGAGAACTAGTTAGAACTATATCAAAATTTCTTTCTTTATTATTTGTTTTCATATAAaagataattttttattattttgttttaactattttgttttttgttttttttttttgctttttttttattttcttctttcttttgactaatgaaaataaaatttaaacAATTTTTTTATAACTTTTTTCCCCACAAAACTCGGTTCAAGAACAATCTGTCGGTACGACACTTGCACGATGACCGATTGTTGGAACCGACGGATGTGAACCTTTTATATCAACCGATTGTATATCTTCAAAAATCATATTCATATTAGAATCAATATATTTTTATAATCATATATACCAATTGTATCTtaaaaaacctacaaaaaaaGGATGTTTACCTTACgagaatcggtttatataaatGCCCACATTGACCGATTTTGGGTTGATGTTTTTCAACCACGAAGAACGTCAAGAACAATTGGTTGATGTGGTCATTAACATCCACCGATTATAGAAATCGGTTAATATAGAAATGAACATCGGCCGATTGTAGTTAAAAAAGAAACCCAAGAttctgtgtaatttattttttttgaaaaaaccaaatgaattttaaaaattaaaaaaacatttttttgaaaaagaaattaaaaattaaaaaaaaaggttaaaaaaCATAATTTATATTTATTGAAGAGCTTCCCAAGAGAAACTGCATGTGGGAGAGATGGTCTTAGAGCCCAACATTTGCTGGATGCTCTTAGTGATGTTGTAGCAGCTGTTGCAGATGACCTCCTACATTCTATTGCAGGTGTTGTTAATTTATGGTTAGAGGGTAGGTGTCCTGCATCCTTGGTGAGTATGTAGCTAGTGCACCATTAACACCTTTGCTCAAGCCGAGCGGGGGATTGAGACCCATTGCAGTGGGTACAATTTGGAAAAGACTATGTTCCAAGTTGGCTGCCACATCTGTGTGCAAGGACATGACCACATATCTTGGCAATCACCAGTTTGGTGATGGAATATCGTGTGGGGGTGAGGGTATTTTACACTCAGCAAACAAGCTTGAAGAGATGAAAGTAGCCATGATAACATGACTATGATGCTTATAGATTTCGCTAATGCTTTCAATTTGGTGAACATGATTGTCTTAATCAATGAGATTAGATCCAATGTCTCAGCATATCAAGGTGGATAGAATTCTGCTATTCAAAGCCAGCTAGGCTCTACTACAATGATGCAGTTCTATCATCAGTACAGGGTGTGCAACAAGGCGATCCATTGGGGCAATTACTCTTTTATTTTATATTACATCCACTTGTAAATAAAATTGTTGTTGAGTGTACTCTTGACCTTCACacatggtaccttgatgatggcacTATTGCAGGCGACACAATGGAGGTAGCTAAGGCTCTCAAGATAATTCAAGCTGAAGGGCTTGCTAGGGGTCTGCATTTAAATGTCAGTAAAACTGAGATTTTCTGGCCTACCGTAGATCCTAGGAGGGATGTCAAAGGTATTTTTCCATCCCATATTAGTAGACCCATTATAAGTATCAAATTGCTTGGAGGGGCAATGAGTCTTGACTTGCAATATTGCAATAACATGGTTACAGGTAGAGTTGAGAAATCTGTGCAGCTAATGAACTCTTTTAAAAAGCTACAGGACCCGTAAAGTGAATTGATTCTCTTACGAAATTGCACTGGGGTGTCCAAGCTATATTTTACATTACGTACAACTTATCCTCTAGCTTTGCAGTCATCTACAACATTATTTGATGATCGGATGTGTCAATACTTGAGACACTTAGTGGTTGGTGATGGTGCTGGGTTTGGACGAAATCAACAACGAATGGCTACACTTCCCATTAAAGATGGCGGATTGGGAGTGTATACTATGTCAGATACTTCCAAGTATTGATATCCAGCGTCGTGTGCTCAAACACAACATTTGCAGAACATCATGCTACAGGGTACATTCACATTCGATTATGGCCAGAGTTACCAACACGCTTTATAGGTATACACTCAGTTTTGTGGCCTTAATTATTCTGATTTTAACATCAGTACTGTTGTCCCCCATCTCATGAAGTCAGTGGCGGCTCGTTATTTTGATGTGATTAAGAAGAATTTGTCCACCAATTACCCATTATCTGCAAGGGATGCTGCACTTTGGAAATGCAATAAAGCTGATCACACCATGGATTTTCTCAAGGCCATACCTATACAAGGTTTGAATCAAGCAATTGGGCCTCGTCAGTTTCGAGTTGTTCTTAACTACATTTTGGGTATACCTATGTTTGAGAAAGATAACATGTGTCCTTGTTGTAACCATGCCATGGATATATATGGTGATCAAGCTATCCACTGTACCAGCCAAGTTGGCCTCAAATTTCGACATGATATGGCGCGTGACGTATTGTCTAATATATGTTACAAAGATGGGGTGGCGGCTCGCAAAGAAGttcctatgagttttttttttatctaatatAGCTCATGCCATCAGGCCCGCGGACTTGCTTGTTTACAACTGGGATAGCGGTACGGATGTTTTTTTCGATGTTACATGTGTTTCTCCGTTTACTAGTGCCTGAACAACTTCTTTCACACCAGGTCAAGCTATTTCTGCTGCAATCACTTGCAAACGTAATAAGTACTTGGATAAATGCTTGGCACATGGGTATGAGTTTGGTGTTCTAGCTTTTTCAACTCTTGGCGAGTTGAGTGAAGATACTTGTGTTCTTTTGAGGAGGATGAAGAACTGCCTTGCTAGTCAAAACGCTAATTGTAAAGTAGGAGGgtctatttttcatagattaggtattaCTATTCAGAAAGGGGTTGGTGCCCAGATTGTTACTAGGCTACCAATTAACCCCATGTTAATcgactttgtttttgtttttttatttatctttatataaattatttttatttttttcaaatttttatatATAGATAAAttatatttatattattttttttattttttttatttttattttgttaaaacTTTTTATTATCTTTATATAAATTATATTGGAATAATAGATCTTTATTCATCTATTAAATACTCGTACAAAACTTTTGTTGGTAGCCTAGTAACAAGCtaagcaccaacacctttttgaataacaacatCTAATCTGTAAAAAAGAAATCTACCAacaccactactagcatcattactaACTAGACATTTTTTCAATCtcttaaaaaaacataaagtatcctCACTAAGCTTTCCCAAAGTAGAGAAAGCCAAAACATccaaaccataaccatgcgaGACACGTTTGTCTAAATATTTAGTACGTTTGCGCAACACATCATTCAAAATAGCTTGGCCTGGAACAAAAGCACTGACGCCCTCACATGTGAAGGGTGAGAATCCTGTGACATTCATACAAACATCCTGACCATactcccaatttaaaacaagaaTATCTGCGAGGCGCAAATCTCTATTATCATCCTAACCATTCTCCcaaatatatttatattattaaaaaaattaattaaattaaaataataGTTAAATCAATGCTTAACACTAATTTATCAAAGGGTGTATTAGGCATTAACAAAGTAGTTGGATAAGGAGTTTTTGATTTTACATCATAATAACCCATTTTTGTGCTCTAGTGAtaggccccaaactagccagGAAAATCGAATCTAATTAAATGAAAATTTGTAGTCCATAGCTAGAGTGCAACTTTGTGCACATTTGTTATATTTGCGGAAATTATTAACACATCTGGATCTTGTCCCGAAGAATGGACCCTGTGAGATGGATAATGAGGCCTACTCTTATCATTTCTTATCTCAATTCTATGGAATTTTTCTCGTAAGAGAAGTCAAACTAAAATTAACTACCAAATTCGTCTCTCTCCAATATGAGGGTTCTATACTAGCCATGGCAGGTCAATGGAATTCGTCAGAAAAAGCAGAGGCCAGTAAGTAGATAGAGTCAGTGAGACATGGAATGATATGCCGTGAGTGATACCGAGAAATATCATAAGAAAGAAGAAAGCCAGTTTTCCCCTTCATGGGTATCCGAGTCTCTAGAACCAAAATCAAATCTTGAAATGACATAGATAGACACTTTCTCGAATTGACATAGAAAGTTCATGTTCGGTCGAGTCAGTAGTCAGTCCCTCTCCTTTCAGTCGAGTCTCTAAAGAGCCTCTCGCATACGCTCGAGTCCCTCACTCTAAGCAAGTGAGTTACTTTATACCTCACATGTAGGACATATGAGTTCTTTCAGACCTCCGGGACTCCTGCGGGATGATTAACAAAGCAGAAGGAAATGAGCACGCAATGTCAATAAACGAATTCTCTCATTATTCGTTATTTCCGGGTCTTTTCATTGCATTCACTTACAACAAGAAACAAACACCAGCGTTTGGAGCATCACCTGCATTTTTGTGTATTCTTCTTCCTTTCCTTGGTCTTTCATTCTGTCATATTCCTAATAACCTATCCAATTACAACGTATTAACCGGTAATGCACCTTTCATTTATCAAATCTCAGGGACATGGTCTAATCATGAAGGTAGTATTTTATCATGGTGTTGGATCTCAAGTTTGTATGGATTCCTTCTTTGTTACCGGGGTCGCCCCAAGAGCCATAATGTCTCAAAGCGAGGAGGCCCTAGGGAaactcttttcttttcctttgtctcGAACTTCGTGAGGAACTCACAACTGGCCAAGGAAAAAAGGATAAGTTCTTTCTTGCATCTGGCACGGGATGACAAAGAGAGAGTTTCGTCTATCGATGAACAGCGGAATGACGTAGCTGTTGTTGGTATTGCTTTGTTTTTCTCTCCTTTCCTATTAGCGAGTTCCGATCCTTTTGTTCTCAATTTCTTCGTTCGTACCGAACCGCTTGCATAATCAAACCTTGTATTACAAGATCCTATATTAGCTATACATCCTCCTTGCATATATACCAGAGACATCGCCAGTGCTATGGGCTTTGGACTATGTAGATCTAAAATGTTGAATGGGATTGTGGCACGTCACTCGCCGCCAATGCGGAATGATGCCGCCGAAAAGAATGGAACCTTTCTTCGCTCTGCTGGATGCGTCGGATCCCGACTCCTGAAATTCAAATATGTAAGCACCACTACTTCGTCTCTTTGTTGGACCGCCGGCGCGAGCACAGTGGTTTCTGACCAGGAACATGAACCTATTCGAATTTGGATCTTGACATGTCGGTGCTTTTTAACCGTAGGCATCTTGCTAGGAAGTTGGTGGGCTCATCATGAATTAGGTTGGGGTGGCTGGTGGTTTCGGGATCCCGTAGAAAATGCTTCTTTTATGCCTCGGGTATTAGCCACAGCTTGTATTCATTCAGTCATTCTACCACTTCTGAATTCTTGGGCCTTGCTTCTGAATATTGTCACTCTTCTATCCTGTGTCTTAGGAACCTCTTCAATACGGTCCGGGTTGCTAGCTTCCGTTCATAGTTTTGCGACAGATGATACACGAGGACTCTTTCTCTGGCGCTTCTTCCTTCTAATGACCGGCATATCTATTATTCTTTTCTCCCATATGAAGCAGCAGGCATCGTTCCATAGAACCAATCAAAAAGAGATGGTTGTGGCGCGAGAACGAGGCGGTAGATAATCATCCTGAGATCTTCAGGTCTAGTGGCATCAATATGTTATCCTTCGCTTTCTTGATCCCTTTTTTCTGTTATTTGGCTCGAGACTACATGCATTCCCTATCACCGCAAGATGGGTAAAAAAGTTCAGTGAACTATTCGCGTTTACTTTGAGCGTCTTCTCTAGAGAAGCTTTGTTCTCATATAGAGCAGATGGTCCAACTGcagaactttttctttttcattactTCCATGGTCGTCCTTTGTGGCACGGCAGCACCCGTCTTATTGAAATGGTTTGTCAGTAGAGATGTTTCCACAGGTGCCCCTTCTTTCAATGATACTATAATTCCTATTTCTATCTCTGTATTCCCTCTTTTGGTCTCTC
Proteins encoded in this window:
- the LOC113340216 gene encoding MLP-like protein 43, with the translated sequence MAQIHKLQGELILESHADKLYTMMTRDAPSLPKYVPQLVHKCQVLPEDGEIRLGSIFVWDYVIDTSTVRTKDRITAVDHKNMSITYTVFEGHLSVDYPSFDITLDVTPIQRGGGSKSKVNWSIKYEKENEQVPPPTSFAKFFEAFFRELDAKLFETTL
- the LOC113339655 gene encoding uncharacterized protein LOC113339655 gives rise to the protein MLNGIVARHSPPMRNDAAEKNGTFLRSAGCVGSRLLKFKYVSTTTSSLCWTAGASTVVSDQEHEPIRIWILTCRCFLTVGILLGSWWAHHELGWGGWWFRDPVENASFMPRVLATACIHSVILPLLNSWALLLNIVTLLSCVLGTSSIRSGLLASVHSFATDDTRGLFLWRFFLLMTGISIILFSHMKQQASFHRTNQKEMVVARERGGR